In one window of Henckelia pumila isolate YLH828 chromosome 1, ASM3356847v2, whole genome shotgun sequence DNA:
- the LOC140859984 gene encoding uncharacterized protein — protein sequence MSVDKIKTEKSVPNYETLIDDGMKVLSKDEYLQGKPVALTLVSKTNVVAYGTIVDVNGAGKLLHGVPLPMNCMRVSVDEAVEKSALLPFPIPNECDTVGDAIGTHVSCPAHLVVMKDEKPQRKKIVEKKSNPVLPSNVPRSLHILYCYDKRGLKIPGKHISMFLDHDLFDDEYELLVDLEDITPFYLLEPISANCIVVYMWILFKKMKKDNKVKKFRFMNPHTISVMPYVSKLDENEKIEHLNSWASVLVDRLSGAARNQLVLVPYNVGCHWILTVIDPYVEVVYLLDSLSHRNRYEDWKYGPRQPDAKQCGYYLMRFMKEIVEENAASDKDSLSSIFMKTVYSNEEIDEVRSEWAECVCKTLCFVLFLTPISVVPLVALVVFGLYELGFPKVTRE from the exons ATGAGTGTAGATAAGATCAAAACAGAAAAGAGTGTCCCaaattatgaaactttgatTGATGATGGCATGAAAGTTTTGAGCAAGGATGAGTATCTTCAG GGTAAGCCGGTTGCTTTGACATTGGTTTCTAAGACCAATGTTGTTGCCTATGGTACAATTGTTGATGTCAATGGGGCTGGCAAGTTACTTCATGGTGTTCCATTACCCATGAATTGCATGCGCGTCTCCGTTGATGAGGCAGTGGAGAAATCAGCACTGTTGCCATTTCCAATACCAAACGAATGTGATACTGTTGGTGATGCTATAGGAACCCATGTGTCTTGTCCTGCACACTTGGTAGTGATGAAAGATGAG AAGCCTCAAAGAAAGAAAATTGTTGAGAAAAAAAGTAATCCTGTTTTGCCATCCAATGTGCCGAGATCATTGCATATTTTGTACTGTTATGATAAGCGTGGGCTGAAAATACCTGGAAAACATATATCAATGTTTCTTGATCATGATTTATTTGACGATGAGTACGAACTACTTGTGGACCTTGAAGATATCACACCTTTTTATCTGTTGGAGCCAATATCTGCCAATTGTATAGTTGTTTACATGTG GATTCTCttcaaaaagatgaaaaaagataacaaggtcaaaaaatttagatttatgAATCCACACACCATCTCAGTCATGCCATATGTATCCAAACTTgatgaaaatgaaaaaattgaACACTTGAATAGTTGGGCAAGTGTTTTGGTAGATAGGCTAAGTGGTGCAGCAAGAAATCAATTAGTTTTGGTGCCATACAATGTTGG TTGTCATTGGATTCTCACTGTCATCGATCCTTATGTGGAGGTGGTTTATTTGTTGGATTCACTTAGTCATCGCAATCGCTATGAGGACTGGAAATAT GGTCCTCGCCAACCAGATGCAAAACAGTGTGGGTATTATTTGATGAGGTTTATGAAAGAAATTGTTGAAGAAAATGCTGCCAGTGATAAGGATTCACTTTCCTCAATA TTCATGAAAACAGTTTACTCTAATGAAGAAATTGATGAAGTGCGATCTGAATGGGCGGAATGC GTTTGTAAGACACTTTGTTTTGTGCT GTTTCTGACTCCAATTTCTGTTGTTCCTTTGGTGGCTCTTGTCGTTTTTGGGCTCTATGAGCTTGGATTCCCTAAG GTAACTCGGGAGTAA